The Xanthomonas indica genome has a segment encoding these proteins:
- a CDS encoding DUF6172 family protein, translating to MKKTYRLRIEGKHPDRLLDAAKHDIRKYIRRERRKTLPAGADYWDFDTLFGTEEATAAVLPPAELLRAVDALVAAGGEQFYVEIRSRACTRPPRAKGGQDESGHDLFED from the coding sequence GTGAAGAAGACCTACCGGCTCCGCATCGAAGGCAAGCATCCCGACCGCCTGCTCGACGCCGCCAAGCACGACATCCGCAAGTACATCCGCCGCGAACGCCGCAAGACCCTGCCGGCCGGTGCCGACTACTGGGACTTCGACACGTTGTTCGGCACCGAGGAAGCCACCGCCGCGGTGCTGCCGCCGGCCGAGCTGCTGCGCGCGGTCGACGCGTTGGTCGCTGCCGGCGGCGAACAGTTCTACGTGGAAATCCGCAGCCGGGCGTGCACGCGGCCGCCGCGGGCCAAGGGCGGCCAGGACGAGAGCGGGCACGACCTCTTCGAGGACTGA
- a CDS encoding SDR family NAD(P)-dependent oxidoreductase — MTDPSAFAGYRVLVAGASRGIGLAIADAFARHGAAVAICARSAAPLADAAAHLQHHGHPVASQCCDLADPAQIEGWVAQAADALGGIDVMINNASGYGHGDDDASWQAGFDIDLMAAVRCNRAALPRLRASGRGCILNISSINGLRPTPRVPAYSAAKAALNYYTTTLATQLARERIRVNAIAPGSIEFPGGLWEQRRQQQPELYRHIRASIPFGAFGALDDVANAALFLASPQARWITGQVLAVDGGQSLGA; from the coding sequence ATGACCGATCCGTCCGCCTTCGCCGGGTACCGCGTCCTCGTCGCCGGCGCCAGCCGCGGCATCGGCCTCGCCATCGCCGACGCCTTCGCCCGCCACGGCGCCGCCGTGGCGATCTGCGCGCGCAGTGCCGCGCCGCTGGCCGACGCCGCCGCACACTTGCAGCACCATGGCCACCCGGTCGCCTCGCAGTGCTGCGACCTGGCCGACCCCGCACAGATCGAGGGCTGGGTGGCGCAGGCCGCAGACGCGCTGGGCGGCATCGACGTGATGATCAACAACGCCTCCGGCTACGGCCATGGCGACGACGATGCCAGCTGGCAGGCCGGCTTCGACATCGACCTGATGGCCGCGGTGCGCTGCAACCGCGCCGCGCTGCCACGGCTGCGCGCCAGCGGCCGCGGCTGCATCCTCAACATCAGTTCGATCAACGGCCTGCGGCCGACGCCACGCGTGCCGGCGTATTCGGCGGCGAAGGCGGCGCTGAACTACTACACGACCACGCTGGCGACGCAGCTGGCGCGCGAGCGGATCCGGGTCAATGCGATCGCGCCCGGTTCCATCGAGTTCCCCGGCGGCCTGTGGGAGCAGCGCCGCCAGCAGCAGCCCGAGCTGTACCGGCACATCCGCGCCAGCATTCCGTTCGGCGCCTTCGGCGCACTCGACGATGTCGCCAACGCGGCCCTGTTCCTGGCCTCGCCGCAGGCGCGCTGGATCACCGGCCAGGTGCTGGCGGTGGACGGCGGACAATCGCTGGGCGCCTAG
- a CDS encoding NAD-dependent dehydratase encodes MKILLAGATGLVGGHALTQLLAEPACSAVIAPTRRALGLTHSKLHNLVLDFDALPAQAPWWQVDAAICALGTTMRQAGSREAFRRVDHDYPLAIAQRLRQHGAEAFALNSALGANPRSWAFYNRVKGELENDLRALGYPSLTLVRPGLIGGERAQRRRGEHAASLVLRALGPLLPRRYRINPAERIAAALVAAALQPRPGVQVIEAAQLV; translated from the coding sequence ATGAAAATCCTGCTCGCCGGCGCCACCGGCCTGGTCGGTGGTCATGCGCTGACCCAGTTGCTGGCCGAGCCTGCGTGCAGCGCGGTGATCGCGCCGACCCGGCGCGCGCTGGGCCTGACCCATTCCAAGCTGCACAACCTGGTACTGGACTTCGATGCATTGCCGGCGCAGGCGCCGTGGTGGCAGGTGGATGCGGCGATCTGCGCGCTCGGCACCACGATGCGCCAGGCCGGCTCGCGCGAGGCATTCCGTCGGGTCGATCACGACTATCCGCTGGCGATCGCGCAGCGACTGCGCCAGCACGGGGCCGAGGCCTTCGCGCTCAACTCCGCGCTGGGGGCGAATCCGCGCTCATGGGCGTTCTACAACCGCGTCAAGGGCGAGCTGGAGAACGACCTGCGTGCGCTCGGCTATCCCTCGCTGACCCTGGTGCGGCCGGGCCTGATCGGCGGCGAACGTGCGCAACGCCGTCGCGGTGAACATGCCGCCAGCCTGGTGCTGCGCGCGCTGGGGCCGCTGCTGCCGCGGCGCTACCGGATCAATCCGGCCGAGCGCATCGCCGCGGCGCTGGTCGCGGCCGCGCTGCAGCCGCGTCCGGGCGTGCAGGTGATCGAGGCGGCGCAGTTGGTGTAG
- a CDS encoding carbohydrate kinase: MFVVCGEALYDIFIDGYAGTSVGMTARQGGSPFNVAIGLARLGAPSALFTGLSTDPLGRQLRATLEGEGVALDYCIDKREATTLVMVALDAGGVPNYAFYGTGCADRALTEADLPALDARVGGLHFGSYTLVAETTASTFQALAERERGQRLISLDPNVRPTVEPDMAVWRARLARWIALAHVVKVSQEDIELLYPQQDPFAVARSWLQQGPSLVVMTLGGDGAVAWRGDSEARVPGRVVQVADTVGAGDSFQAALLQQLPDPAALAALGSEPAALERLLQFCVAAAAINCTRAGANPPSLDEVRAAL, translated from the coding sequence ATGTTCGTGGTGTGCGGAGAGGCCTTGTACGACATCTTCATCGACGGCTATGCCGGCACCTCGGTCGGGATGACCGCGCGCCAGGGCGGTTCGCCGTTCAACGTGGCCATCGGCCTGGCCCGCCTGGGCGCGCCGTCGGCGTTGTTCACCGGCCTGTCCACCGATCCGCTCGGCCGCCAGCTGCGCGCCACCCTCGAAGGCGAAGGCGTGGCCCTGGACTACTGCATCGACAAGCGCGAGGCGACCACCCTGGTGATGGTCGCGCTCGACGCCGGCGGCGTGCCCAACTACGCCTTCTACGGCACCGGCTGCGCCGACCGCGCGCTGACCGAAGCCGACCTGCCGGCGCTGGACGCGCGCGTCGGCGGCCTGCATTTCGGCTCCTACACCCTGGTCGCCGAGACCACCGCCAGCACCTTCCAGGCGCTGGCCGAGCGCGAACGCGGGCAGCGGCTGATCTCGCTGGACCCCAACGTGCGGCCGACGGTGGAGCCGGACATGGCGGTGTGGCGCGCGCGACTGGCGCGCTGGATCGCGTTGGCGCACGTGGTCAAGGTCAGCCAGGAAGACATCGAACTGCTGTATCCGCAGCAGGATCCGTTCGCCGTCGCCCGCAGCTGGCTGCAGCAGGGGCCGTCGCTGGTGGTGATGACCCTGGGCGGCGACGGCGCCGTGGCCTGGCGCGGCGACAGCGAAGCGCGCGTGCCCGGCCGCGTGGTGCAGGTGGCCGATACCGTGGGCGCCGGCGACAGCTTCCAGGCGGCGTTGCTGCAGCAGTTGCCCGATCCGGCCGCGCTGGCGGCGCTGGGCAGTGAGCCGGCCGCGCTGGAGCGCCTGCTGCAGTTCTGCGTGGCCGCCGCGGCGATCAACTGCACCCGCGCCGGCGCCAATCCGCCCAGCCTGGACGAGGTCCGCGCCGCGCTCTGA
- a CDS encoding MgtC/SapB family protein — translation MIDLSDIAVRLGIAALAGAAIGLNRDLHGKPIGIRTLGLVGLATAMVVLLADPLGKGGFTDAGSRVIQGILTGIGFLGAGVIYHTQKHVRVHGLTSAACVWLTACIGIMCGAGQWQIVAVSLAIAFVILLFGGRVERALHTVLGGKPHGAAATDQSSEDGPHQPGK, via the coding sequence TTGATCGACCTGTCCGACATCGCCGTGCGCCTGGGCATCGCCGCGCTCGCCGGCGCGGCGATCGGGTTGAACCGCGACCTGCACGGCAAGCCGATCGGCATCCGCACGTTGGGCCTGGTCGGCCTGGCCACCGCGATGGTGGTGCTGCTGGCCGACCCGCTGGGCAAGGGCGGCTTCACCGACGCCGGCAGCCGTGTCATCCAGGGCATCCTGACCGGCATCGGCTTCCTCGGCGCCGGCGTGATCTATCACACCCAGAAACACGTCCGGGTGCATGGCCTGACCAGCGCCGCCTGCGTCTGGCTCACCGCCTGCATCGGCATCATGTGCGGCGCCGGCCAGTGGCAGATCGTGGCCGTGTCGCTGGCCATCGCCTTCGTCATCCTGTTGTTCGGCGGCCGCGTCGAGCGCGCGTTGCACACGGTCCTGGGCGGCAAGCCGCACGGTGCCGCGGCGACCGATCAGTCGTCGGAGGACGGCCCGCACCAGCCCGGCAAGTAG
- a CDS encoding ParB-like protein, translated as MADSREPLLHPVPILSLRPTQMTVGMREVKEKRKRWRAHASRHTQAELLGTHMIPVVLGPDGRYYVVDHHHLARALHDEGVKDILVTVIADLSVVDKAALWSVLDHRRWAYPYDAKGERRPFKDMPTSIADLKDDPYRSLAGEVRRAGGYAKDTIPFSEFLWADLFRRRLRRRDVKEDFARAVETALALARSRDASYLPGWCGPSSDD; from the coding sequence ATGGCCGATTCCCGCGAACCGCTGCTGCACCCGGTCCCGATCCTGTCCCTGCGCCCCACGCAGATGACCGTGGGCATGCGCGAGGTCAAGGAGAAGCGCAAGCGCTGGCGCGCGCATGCGTCCAGGCACACGCAGGCCGAACTGCTCGGCACGCACATGATCCCGGTGGTGCTGGGGCCGGACGGCAGGTACTACGTGGTCGACCACCACCATCTGGCGCGGGCGCTGCACGACGAAGGGGTGAAGGACATCCTGGTCACGGTGATCGCCGACCTCAGCGTGGTCGACAAGGCCGCGCTGTGGAGCGTGCTGGATCATCGGCGCTGGGCCTATCCCTACGACGCCAAGGGCGAGCGCCGTCCGTTCAAGGACATGCCCACGTCGATCGCGGACCTGAAGGACGACCCCTACCGCAGCCTCGCCGGCGAGGTCCGGCGCGCGGGCGGCTACGCCAAGGACACCATCCCGTTCAGCGAATTCCTGTGGGCCGACCTGTTCCGCCGCCGGCTGCGACGCCGCGACGTCAAGGAGGATTTCGCCCGCGCCGTGGAGACCGCGCTCGCGCTCGCCAGGAGCCGGGACGCGAGCTACTTGCCGGGCTGGTGCGGGCCGTCCTCCGACGACTGA
- a CDS encoding GGDEF domain-containing protein has product MSDQRDEPPISGLRKLLSPRRRDPAPVAAATLPARAHGQGHGHKHAHAALPAAAATDPAAATAALIHLFQQAHEPLGLLGAFADGMAALHGELGDMGRRLQSAASSGDWPSYGRALRQLIDKYIRTIDVEDPLAGPSDSERLRDLLRQTVAGALAALLHTLPELAGEAEASGEALRQWRPGQPLEPVAQQVRELCHQIALRANDSQEQQALLLSLFDLLLENVGELLEDTSWLQGQIAVVRDLIAGPLDRYSIEEARGSLREVIYKQGLLKQGIAESKEAMKDLMLTFVEDLDGMAASTGEFHDRIADYSQTIRDARSIADLNRLLQEVLQDTGHVQEQALRARDHLIAARQEVEAAEQRILRLEQELQDVSGLVRVDQLTGALNRRGLEDLFARELVRTERSAQPLCVAMLDLDDFRQLNETFGHPGGDSALRHVVEVARTTLRASDAVARFGGEEFVLLMPDCTIFEASAAVTRVQRALAQRAVVHEDQRVFVSFSAGVALRQPGEAQDALIRRADRALYEAKKAGKNRVVSAD; this is encoded by the coding sequence ATGTCGGACCAACGCGACGAGCCGCCGATCAGCGGACTGCGCAAGCTGCTGTCGCCGCGTCGGCGCGATCCGGCGCCCGTGGCGGCCGCGACGCTGCCGGCGCGCGCGCATGGGCAGGGCCATGGGCACAAGCACGCCCATGCGGCGCTTCCTGCGGCGGCCGCGACCGACCCGGCTGCCGCCACCGCCGCGCTGATCCACCTGTTCCAGCAGGCGCACGAGCCGCTGGGCCTGCTCGGCGCCTTCGCCGACGGCATGGCCGCGCTGCATGGCGAGTTGGGCGACATGGGCCGGCGCCTGCAATCGGCGGCCAGCAGCGGCGACTGGCCCAGCTACGGCCGCGCGCTGCGCCAGTTGATCGACAAGTACATCCGCACCATCGACGTCGAAGATCCGCTGGCCGGGCCCAGCGACAGCGAGCGCCTGCGCGACCTGCTGCGGCAGACCGTGGCCGGCGCGCTGGCGGCGCTGCTGCACACCCTGCCCGAACTGGCCGGCGAAGCCGAGGCCAGCGGCGAGGCGCTGCGTCAGTGGCGGCCCGGGCAACCGCTGGAGCCGGTGGCGCAGCAGGTGCGCGAGCTGTGCCACCAGATCGCGTTGCGCGCCAACGACAGCCAGGAGCAGCAGGCGCTGTTGCTGAGCCTGTTCGACCTGCTGCTGGAGAACGTCGGCGAACTGCTCGAGGACACCAGTTGGCTGCAGGGGCAGATCGCGGTGGTGCGCGACCTGATCGCCGGGCCGCTGGACCGCTACTCGATCGAGGAGGCGCGCGGCAGCCTGCGCGAGGTGATCTACAAGCAGGGCCTGCTCAAGCAGGGCATCGCCGAATCCAAGGAGGCGATGAAGGACCTGATGCTGACCTTCGTCGAAGATCTGGACGGCATGGCCGCCAGCACCGGCGAATTCCACGACCGCATCGCCGACTACTCGCAGACCATCCGCGACGCGCGCAGCATCGCCGACCTCAACCGCCTGCTGCAGGAAGTGTTGCAGGACACCGGCCACGTGCAGGAGCAGGCGCTGCGCGCGCGCGACCACCTGATCGCCGCGCGCCAGGAAGTGGAGGCGGCCGAGCAGCGCATCCTGCGCCTGGAGCAGGAACTGCAGGACGTCAGCGGCCTGGTGCGGGTCGACCAACTCACCGGCGCGCTCAACCGTCGTGGGCTGGAGGATCTGTTCGCGCGCGAACTGGTGCGTACCGAACGCAGCGCGCAACCGCTGTGCGTGGCGATGCTGGACCTGGACGATTTCCGCCAGCTCAACGAAACCTTCGGCCACCCCGGCGGCGACAGCGCCCTGCGCCACGTGGTGGAGGTGGCGCGCACCACCTTGCGCGCCAGCGACGCCGTCGCCCGCTTCGGCGGCGAGGAATTCGTGCTGCTGATGCCGGACTGCACGATCTTCGAGGCCAGCGCGGCGGTGACCCGGGTGCAACGCGCCCTGGCCCAGCGCGCGGTGGTGCACGAGGACCAGCGCGTGTTCGTGAGCTTCAGCGCCGGCGTGGCCCTGCGCCAGCCCGGCGAAGCGCAGGACGCGCTGATCCGCCGCGCCGACCGTGCGCTGTACGAGGCCAAGAAGGCCGGCAAGAACCGGGTGGTGTCGGCCGACTAG
- a CDS encoding DUF808 domain-containing protein — MAGASLFTLLDDIATLLDDVSILTKVAAKKTAGVLGDDLALNAQQVTGVNADRELPVVWAVAKGSLLNKAILVPAALAISAWLPWAITPLMMIGGAFLCFEGVEKLAHRFLHSKEEDAERRAQQVQALADQQVDVVALEKDKVKGAIRTDFILSAEIIVLSLGVVAGVPFVQQVAVLVAIALAMTAGVYGLVAGIVKLDDLGLYLSRKGAAAATIGRGILWLAPWLMRTLSVAGTAAMFLVGGGILVHSIGPLHHAIETIAPSGGLGSLVLALGNAVVGIVAGAVVLAVVLGVKKVRDRD; from the coding sequence ATGGCCGGCGCCAGCCTGTTCACCCTGCTCGACGACATCGCCACCCTGCTCGACGACGTGTCGATCCTGACCAAGGTCGCCGCCAAGAAGACCGCCGGCGTGCTCGGCGACGACCTGGCGCTGAACGCGCAGCAGGTGACCGGGGTCAACGCCGACCGCGAACTGCCGGTGGTGTGGGCGGTGGCCAAGGGTTCGCTGCTGAACAAGGCGATCCTGGTGCCGGCGGCACTGGCGATCAGCGCCTGGCTGCCGTGGGCGATCACCCCGCTGATGATGATCGGCGGCGCCTTCCTGTGCTTCGAGGGCGTGGAAAAGCTGGCGCACCGTTTCCTGCACTCGAAGGAAGAGGACGCGGAACGTCGCGCGCAGCAGGTGCAGGCGCTGGCCGACCAGCAGGTGGACGTGGTGGCGCTGGAGAAGGACAAGGTCAAGGGCGCGATCCGCACCGACTTCATCCTCTCGGCCGAAATCATCGTGCTGTCGCTGGGTGTGGTCGCCGGCGTGCCGTTCGTGCAGCAGGTCGCGGTGCTGGTGGCGATCGCGCTGGCGATGACCGCCGGCGTCTATGGCCTGGTCGCCGGCATCGTCAAGCTCGACGACCTGGGCCTGTACCTGAGCCGCAAGGGCGCCGCCGCCGCGACGATCGGCCGCGGCATCCTGTGGCTGGCGCCGTGGCTGATGCGCACCCTGTCGGTCGCCGGCACCGCGGCGATGTTCCTGGTCGGCGGCGGCATCCTGGTGCACAGCATCGGCCCGCTGCACCACGCCATCGAGACCATCGCCCCGAGCGGCGGCCTGGGCAGCCTGGTGCTGGCCTTGGGCAATGCGGTGGTGGGTATCGTGGCCGGCGCGGTGGTGCTGGCGGTGGTGCTGGGCGTCAAGAAGGTGCGGGATAGGGATTAG
- a CDS encoding dihydroxyacetone kinase subunit DhaK, whose amino-acid sequence MDQFLTAPRAIVDDVLAAVAMLQPLRLSETDSGTRIVLQAARDPRQVAVLSGGGAGHEPAHAGFVGPGMLSGAIAGDLFASPGVEAVLAAIRACADAPGVLLVIKNYTGDRLNFGLAAERARAEGIDVASVLVADDIALPDATQPRGIAGTVLVHKYVGHLAREGVPLADLAQHGQAFADRLLSLGMALSSCSVPGQHVGRRAPELGLGIHNEPGARPVQPSTVEEALALVLDPLLAQANARFGTDAPLVLMLNDLGGCSTQELGVLTRLALQRIGVERVALMVVPAALMTSMDMHGFSITLAPADADVLAALQAPVQTLGWPGVRVPHAVRTFAPALKRDDSHRQGTRDAQCAAALARVAQALIAAQAELDALDARSGDGDAGSTFAAGARAVQQALDTDALATGDAAVLARGLAATIEHSMGGSSGVLLSILFTTAAGALAEGRDWVQALQAGVARMQHYGGAQRGDRTLLDALLPALDALAQGAGVDAAAHAARAGADATAQLTRAGAGRAAAVPADALRGVIDPGAEAVARAFAAWR is encoded by the coding sequence ATGGACCAGTTCCTCACCGCCCCCCGCGCCATCGTCGACGACGTGCTCGCGGCCGTGGCCATGCTGCAACCGCTGCGGCTGTCCGAAACCGACAGCGGCACCCGCATCGTGCTGCAGGCCGCGCGCGATCCGCGCCAGGTCGCGGTGCTGTCCGGCGGCGGCGCCGGGCACGAGCCGGCGCATGCCGGCTTCGTCGGCCCCGGCATGCTCAGCGGCGCCATCGCCGGCGACCTGTTCGCCTCGCCCGGGGTGGAAGCGGTGCTGGCGGCGATCCGCGCCTGCGCCGACGCGCCCGGCGTGCTGCTGGTGATTAAGAACTACACCGGCGACCGGCTCAACTTCGGCCTGGCCGCCGAGCGCGCCCGCGCCGAGGGCATCGACGTGGCCAGCGTGCTGGTCGCCGACGACATCGCCCTGCCCGACGCCACGCAGCCGCGCGGCATCGCCGGCACGGTGCTGGTGCACAAGTACGTGGGCCACCTGGCGCGCGAGGGCGTTCCGCTGGCCGACCTGGCACAGCACGGTCAGGCCTTCGCCGACCGCCTGCTGTCGCTGGGCATGGCCTTGTCCAGTTGCAGCGTGCCCGGCCAGCACGTCGGCCGCCGCGCGCCGGAACTGGGCCTGGGCATCCACAACGAACCGGGCGCGCGGCCGGTGCAGCCGAGCACGGTGGAGGAAGCCCTGGCGCTGGTGCTGGACCCGCTGCTGGCACAGGCCAATGCCCGCTTCGGCACCGACGCGCCACTGGTCCTGATGCTCAACGACCTCGGCGGCTGCTCGACGCAGGAACTGGGCGTGCTGACGCGGCTGGCGCTGCAACGCATCGGCGTCGAGCGGGTGGCGCTGATGGTGGTGCCGGCGGCGCTGATGACCTCGATGGACATGCACGGCTTCTCGATCACCCTCGCCCCGGCCGACGCCGACGTGCTCGCCGCGCTGCAGGCGCCGGTGCAGACCCTGGGCTGGCCAGGCGTGCGCGTGCCGCACGCGGTGCGGACCTTTGCGCCGGCACTGAAGCGCGACGACAGCCACCGCCAGGGCACGCGCGATGCGCAGTGCGCCGCAGCGCTGGCGCGGGTGGCGCAGGCACTGATCGCCGCGCAGGCGGAACTGGACGCCCTGGACGCGCGCAGTGGCGATGGCGACGCCGGCAGCACCTTCGCCGCCGGGGCGCGCGCCGTGCAGCAAGCGTTGGACACGGATGCGCTGGCCACCGGCGACGCCGCCGTACTGGCGCGCGGGCTGGCGGCGACGATCGAACACAGCATGGGCGGCTCCAGCGGCGTGCTGCTGTCGATCCTGTTCACCACCGCTGCCGGCGCCCTGGCGGAAGGACGCGACTGGGTGCAGGCGCTGCAGGCCGGCGTGGCGCGGATGCAGCACTACGGCGGCGCGCAACGCGGCGACCGCACCCTGCTCGATGCCTTGCTGCCGGCGCTGGACGCCCTGGCCCAGGGTGCCGGCGTGGACGCCGCCGCGCACGCCGCCCGCGCCGGTGCCGATGCCACCGCACAGCTCACCCGCGCTGGCGCCGGCCGCGCGGCCGCAGTGCCGGCGGACGCATTGCGCGGCGTGATCGACCCCGGCGCCGAGGCGGTGGCGCGGGCGTTCGCGGCCTGGCGGTGA